gtcacttcccattctctctgcagtgcctgcaggaagggcgcagGTGGCAAACTGGCATGAGGATATTCATtgagacagagacatctagaaagggtcaggtcaccccctgccttcactgaactgcttctctgccttgctggagtgggagtTGGTGTGACTGAtttagatacagacacctctgttctgtgtaaacagagctgcagaaagggagctgagcgaaggtgaagggcagaggaaaggtgggggtttctatgagaaccagagtgggtttggctcacagaagcctgctctaacttgccactgtcttttcctccttggacagtcccccatgcccagtgggagccaatgtccaacagcagctccctcaacgagttcctcctcctggcatttgcagacacacgggagctgcagctcttgcacttctcgctcttcctgggcatctacctggctgccctcctgggcaacggcctcatcatcacagccatagcctgcgaccaccgcctccacacccccatgtacttcttcctcctcaacctctctgttctggaccttggctccatctccgtcactgtccccaaatccatggccaattccctgtgggacaccaaagccatttcctactcaggatgtgctgtgcaggtgtttttcttcctttttttatttgcagcagagttttatctcctcactgtcatggcctatgaccgctacgttgccatctgcagacccctgcactacgggaccctcatggacagcagagcttgtgtcaaaatggcagcagctgcctgggccagtggtttttttAACGCTGTTGTGCACACTGctgacacattttcaataccactctgccaaggcaacagagtggaccagttcttctgtgaagttcccccgctccttaagctctcctgctcagactcctacctcagggaagttgggcttattgtggttagtctttgtttaatctttgggtttttcattttcattgtgctgtcctacgtgcagatcttcactgctgtgctgaggatcccctctgagcagggacgacacaaagccttttccatgtgcctccctcacctggccgtggtctccctgttcatcagcactgtcatctttgcctacttgaagcccccctctatctcctccccagctctggatctggtgctgtctgttctgtatgcggtggtgcctccaacaatgaaccctctcatctacagcatgaggaacaaggagctcaaagatgccctgaagaaactggttcaattggtgctgtttcagcagcaataagatgcccatctctcctcacaagtgatttccaagccatTTCAGGCAACGTTTGTGGCtggggcattctgtctgtgataagtgtgtttgtacacaaatgtctgaattcatctctcttcttcagaggcacaaagcccttcTGTTTcacccagaggctttgtgtaaatctgctgaccactgtgtcagagctggcctcccttgcagcacctctgtaataaaaggggatctcctcagcacagtgcctgaagtttgggctcttcttcccaagctggagtcaagaatgtgctcaggggattgcactcgaaaaggccccgtggccgtgcctgggttttccatggtgtAAGGaggatgcgctcatagggtgatgtgttagggtgcccagtgggtgtccagtgccctggagagtgtgagtggtcaagtggtatctgccagggactgtcccacatatcactaggttgctcacagatgcccatccttctggaagggagtatggagccacacagagagaagaggggatctccagggcagtgtgtgcctggcatgggcagtgagtggagactcccaaaaccaagtggagtcacccaaaggtaaagggccaaactgaggaacgtaccaaatctcaggagagggagtgggctgggtctaatgacacctctgaacacatcatgaacaatgtgaaatgccctgcgATCGCTCCAGGCATCTTCCACATGcagagaccctggggaggggggtgtcaggtgcaatgatgctgtgccaactgggcctgccctgaccagcagggccaTTGTGGAGTCACtccgtggccccacagcccacttgccctgcagagcagcactgccagtccGAATCCCTGCAGGGAgtacaggggagggctgcaggaatggccaggcaggccagcacggacacacggacctggggaaaggctctctggggagcagggacatcccttgagaaaaagcaaaggctcAATTGattgcttctgtgggggggaataaataaaacctgtttttatgtgtgtcagctcagggcaggctgctctgtcactggagctgtctgaggagccccagggccaggactcttgtgctgtgctggggagaggggctgcccagaggggctgcaggcagccagggttaaggatctcctggtcatgagagcagtggagacatggagtgagtggcctccctttccttgtgccattgctggcccccagcccgagagctgatggggaggctgacacccctttCTGCCCCCCAGGacatgctgtgcccttcagagggtctggggctgtggggtgagtgcccagacctctgcagccccctgtaacaggcactgctgggggccaccgccagcctgggttgctctgctgggtgggctggggagagggcaggggaggtggggagagctgaggagggtctggggtggtctggaaagggcccgggaaaggaaaaatgccagcaggcagctactgtgtgtgaatggcagtgggggagcacacagccatgtgcttgcagggcaaatgcaggtctcctgggaaaggcaccaggacatggcaggtgcaggagagaagagcccaggtggttccctgtgttgcatggacacactggggaagctgccccagggccattgtcccagaccagcccctcacatcaccctttTCCTgcgctggctgctcaccccagctgtggggttgtccatggccagctccattctcctgcaggtctctctatcctgagggaggggaaaaggccagccttgcatgacctctcttATCTACCAGAGCCTGGCAGATCCCggagcacggctgtttgctgacccctatgaagggcacagccctggctgggtaaggatacttttgcatttgctaaagtccttaggcacattagagtgccatcaccctcgaACCATTTTGTTTGTATCAtgctcatttggtatcatgttgtattgtacaggagttgtaggttgtgagcagggcccattctggacaagcagtcactcataatgaaaccttgaactgaaaacctttcaggccccagatgcaacctcacaccactaggaggggctggctctggggaggccatgttaggtgctaacccatgtgcagaaaaggattttctccctgcaagaattgcagtgccgatcaccagagatgacaaaatcacagaaccattcaggctggaagggacgttGGGAGGACTCTAGCCAAActgcctgctcacatcaggatcaacactgaattcacagcaagttcctcagggctttgtccagctgcgtcctgcaagtctccaagaacagagagagtccataacccctctggaccccacttcaaatgctgcgGGATCCTCACTGAtatttcttcctcatatacagttttgactgcacttgtttcagattataacctttgcctctcattctcctgccatgaattcctgtaaaaacctggttcattatcagtggcaaccttgagttgggaagctgctatgagtcctccccaaaaccttccctcttctgcactgaaaaagccctgttccctcagcctgtcctcacagggcaagtgctccagcccccaaccaccttgggggcctgccactgagctcactccaagtgacaaacagcgttcttctacagggagccccaaatggatgcagtatctagaggggttctaacaatgctgagtagagggggataatcgcCTCCTTTGATTTACTGGCTATGCATCCCAGGACACtgcggcctcctttgctgccagggaatgctgctggctgataTTCAGGTCCCTGCCCACAAACACTCCcaagtcctttttctgcagagttgctgccagctgggcactccccagcccctattgctgcaggatgttgctctatcccaggcgcaggacctggcatttgtccttgttgaccttcacaaagttcctcacagcccattcttactgcctgctgaggtccctctgaatggcagcccttgagcttatgactgttccacccaatcaggtgtcatctacaaccgtgaggggatttccattctgcaggtcaccgatgagcctttcaaacaagacaggatgtggagtatagatccctgcataccccacctttacctggcttcccggTAAAGCGTGACCcgttcatgaaaaccctctgatctcgatcatccaagcagttttttgcccttctGGATGCCTCCtcaacatccactactctcctctcctccaccagtactggtcttttatcacagaaggcaatcaatcgggttggtcaggaatgatttgccttcagtaactccatgctgactgttcccagacaccttcttctccctcatgtgcccagaactgtgatctgagaggattggctccatgacacactcctcaccaacgtgaggctgaatggtctgcagctccccaggctgtccttgTGGCCGTTTTTGAAGATGGACACAAAATATTCCTTCCGctgttcattgggacctcccctgatctccacaacctttcaaagatgacagcaagcagccctactgtcacagcagccagctctgatgccagccatccaatcccatagacttgtaggggttgagttctagagacttgggcactgcaggttgcttttctcctcagcagtcctgactctaggcacaacagctcaggagaccttgttggtgaagactgaagccagggaggacttgacttccccagtccTATCTATATCCGCTTTTGCAAGAATCCCTTCCCCACTCAGCAGTGCCGCCGCATTTCCTGTTGTATTctgttactgttactgaagcagtagcagctcttcttcctgtccttcacatcccctgcaagtgtctctatcccaggggacctatggcttccttaacaccatccctactttgctagacaatatttctaaattcctccttgcagcctctgccttctttgcCTTTCTGTAGGCTGCCTTATTGCCCGGGACCTcacatgggagctccctgtttagccaagctgggctccagagatggctactaattttacaaactgtatgttatggagcattcttgtgcttgaaaggtgcttaatgacctgttggctttcctgagctcctctgcccttcagagctgcctccctttgtccatcccatggaagagctccatacatccaagctacaccttcacacacagggcatccccctcctcatcttccctggtagtctctcctgaagaacttgcaccctgcctttgaaggactccagtcatgcgagtgatcccaccacatctcagttattccaaccatgtggcagtcctctcacagcttgtgcatctccatctgctcctggctgcaccccaggctgcatatgtttgcatacatttgggcggcagagcatcaggTGTGGTgctgactgaagatctgtcacagggaaacattttagcagggacctcatgtatgcaaaggctttgactgcaagtggtgacatgctggcatagatagcaggtggcaatgtaatggtgaaaggaggttcccactaagagagcaaagcctgcagtgcccaaagccgtggagaaacagagctgggctgtgcaggaatggcaggagagggggttgctgcctgagctgactttgcagcacctttgggcctgtgacagacttgaaccaatgtccaggaaggacaaggtgccactgaaaaagaccctggttctgtgatccagccaccttgaggacatcattagctccatccctgttcatatcatcctgggggggtgagaaggggttcaggaggaagagaactagaaggatttgaaagtgcggagactagagtggagcccttggtgtgatgtgcctcccatttgtgcagcatgcttggatgtagacagtgcagactgtgcctaaaggcagtggtgggattcattcgtttgggcacaggtagggaacCCAAGGTGCcatggggcacttgcccagcaagcactccaaaaagtcatggcttcctgtaggtcccatgttggaactactagagacatgtggatgtgctggacaccacaggtatccgacatggccctgcaggcctatttctatgtcattaaatcaagtgtctgcactgaattgcattagctgtttgtaacattgggatcttcctatgtctcagctttatggtgagtggagctctagtagtaggaggcatctagtgtcatttgagatggccaagggaattctccagctggcccccaactcatgctctagaaggacgggggcatcatagctgctccatcagagcaagaagactctggcacatgccttggtccacctctgtctcttccaatgtcaccaggtgtttgtgtgttgagcaaatgactcccaccctccatctccagtgattataatgggaacgTAGAGAAGgatctcccatgcagacacctctgttgtgcacacttcatttttttccaagggGAATCCAAACTCCTGTGtggttttttgtggagttcacaggagggaatCTGAATtctactccagcccaggggcttctaaacgggcgtgtgatgcccagactgactcatctgagtcagcacctgaatcatgggtgaatgacctcccttcttgtccgcttctaggtgtcctgcctagttaagacatgggaatatgcaTTTCCAGGGTGCaatgtttccacctctcgtagataaccatcctccgatgcaaccatcctctgatgaaacaagggacactgttgtgactggtctctctgtattgtttagagagggaccatcagtgattattttagtttgctgcagtgaacatttcccaggaggagggagcacaagggacagggaaattcatgatcttagctgggcctctgtacctgagtgaggccaggctctgcggatggaggaagctcatggcaactgggcagcactgcccagagacagctgtgtgcaggagcagctcctctgcaaagagcagcagggctgcgggcactgcctgctgctgctgacatgagaggagagaaggcagagagaagtgcaaggcagtgtggagtgggaggccagaggagagctccttgttggagaaatcttcacagcccttgacacagtaagtctctggctgcagggcaatgctactgagttTCCTGGaaggatcttctaaacccataccatcccatgactgttttttttaaggattgctctcctttgcagaggagggggagatgcttcagagcaggcattccccgCCAcatcatcacagggacagggcgtgctgctactttctcccaaggacggctgcagggctgtgaagctgggatatgcacacaggtctgcacagggctgtgattcagagcagtgtccctgcaccacagaggaaggtgcaaaaaaggctacttgaaagggaaggagctttccctccagggctttcagtttcctaatgttggcagggagaaaaaaggaaagagttttgtggtttggcaaggaactgggactcactcaccttccctctcagagatcagtaggtctgtgagaaagctcagcaaacccttccaaccccacctaaagcagcaccagcagcacctttatggacttatcagggataatgtgacctgctccttaggacctgtgagaacagagatgcccctagacagtgccctgatctgggaggtttctgtagggcagaactgtgcacacacagggtgggacagggtctgtgagtacagacagggaaaagatgttgggagagagaaagctccaggcagcaaggacagccccaggcagcacagatgggcagggagtgagagggaagtgccaacagaatcatcatgggaggatggatttgggcaagtcatggtcagtccctctgatgcagacaccttcctctgagcaagctccctgtgtctcctctcccacgcagcagagcctctgccctgacagccatggggtccagggcatgagctgccttctctgcagccagccctccggcagaggagaggtgcccgacaaagggactgagagtgactgccctgcgatgtccctgcctgcgaggcggcatgcctagctggtaaggtgaaggctttcctgagttcctgtctctctctctctccttgcctcccctggcacccggatcatggtgctgctccttgtttcccctcctgtccatgctgctcctggtcttgctcttgggctctctggggtgggaagtttcagctgcagttcagacatggatgctacaagttgtgcagcagaggggtctgcatgggaatgaggttgccccagcccccttctgacttgtggacctccaggaaatgcagtctgtggggctgggaaatgagctgactctgccttagggaaagcccatcttcagtcctaagagtcctttgaccgtttccttacagTCTACTGGCAGCctgtgtgctgccctccagaaaggcactgctgtctcatagcacctctgtgatatctgagagacccatgaggaaggtgcagagatgctgagagtatggagctggtggtgggaggttgcatatgggcatctgaaaagagctctgtgtgtccttggcttgaaggggagtgtggagagctccctcaggtgcctggagaaagggtgagaagtttggagctgtgcactttgaaactggactcgtgtgctctcattaggggctggtttctttttagagcaacatatgagtgtgatcatcctccagctccaagaggttgCGAGCACAAGACAGGTGGGAATGAGACtaacagacagactagctgtcctcccTCTGCAAGAAGGGACAGTGggtgctttcctctcaggactcataGTAGAAAtcccaaggatttctacctttgaggaacactccccaggggtgacaacaacaactaaattaaaataaaattcctatataatccctgaaattctgttcctcaaacctcattctttagaattcagagggaagacactgaaaagcccttctacatgatgagtggatttcacctgacagaaattgtgactgtcagaactggtcacccctgttcccctgtgcccactgcttgacagcaggagtgactcctgtggagcccatggacagacgtccctgctcctcacagcacactcaggcaggacAAAGGAGAGCTccagcacgggagctgcacaaagatcctctcattaaagagagaggcaatgtggggggttgtatgagacctgcaacaTCTGGGgatttcttggcttgaaaagtctctcctaatttctcaatgtcttttctcctttgcacagccCACTAAGccctgaggaagcaaatgtccaacatcagctccctcaacgagttcctcctcctggcatttgcggacacgcgggagctgcagctcttgcacttctcactcttcctgggcatctacctggctgccctcctgggcaacggcctcatcatcacagctgtagcctgcgaccaccgcctccacacccccatgtacttcttcctcctcaacctctccctcctcgaccttggcactgtctccatcactgtccccaaatccatggccaattccctgtgggacaccagggccatttcctactcaggatgtgctgctcaagtctttctggttgccctcttgttaggaggagaatattgtcttctcacagtcatggcctatgaccgctatgttgccatctgcagacccctgcactacgggaccatcatgggcagcagagcttgtgtcaaaatggcagcagctgtctgggccagtggttttctgtattctgtgcttcacactgctaacacattttccataccactctgccaaggcaacacagtggaccagttcttctgtgaaatcccccagatcctcaggctctcctgctcagactcctacctcggggaagttgggcttcttgtggttagtgcctgtttagcttttgggtgtttcattttcattgtgctgtcctacgtgcagatcttcacagttgtgctgaggatgccctctgagcagggacgacacaaagccttttccacatgcctccctcacctggctgtgttctccctgtttgtcagcactgacatgtttgcctacctgaagcccccctccctctcctccccagctctggatctggtggtagctgttctatatgcggtggtgcctccaactctgaaccctctcatctacagcatgaggaacaaggagctcaaagatgccctgaggagagtgatttcatggacaattttcagcagtagtaacattgccattgctctccacaaatgactccccctgcgtcccgtaccaggactgagctttgtctgttcactttatttttatcattactattattactgttgttattattatttgtcaccatgttgctacagaaatgcttggattcattccactttcagtgagactgctctgtctcacctggtgcccatataaagttgtgtccaacactgggtcagggctgactccctcacagtatctctgtaataaagtaggttctacccagtgcagtccTTGAAGGATGTCTCTTCCACCAAACCTGCTGTCCCtcgcaccctgtccccagcatgtTTCCTTCGGACAACCTCGCCCACCCTGCACACTGGTCCTTACCCCAGAAGTCCCCCCCAGACAAGGcttcatgcccagctggaggactggaagtcccactgtgagccctgggaggacaagccctctgcttggtcctctgcagggctggcagggagcatgcagaggtcctggggtcatctactgggcctgtagatcctcctcccccatgggggccctcaagcagggtgcctcagtgcaaagatgcagcccagcttgttgctgcatgaacagaaaggagaaactgccccaggaaactcctcgcacacccagcctctcacaccagctatttccagcactgcccattccccatggtcccagtgaggggtgatctcttaatgtgaccagctccatctgcctcctgggctcagcacgtgtgtggaggcaatgtccagccctgcctggcctctgcaagctcagacctcagcagaccccagagcatggactTCTGCTACCCCAGGGGACaagatcagggctgggcagggtctggggactggtgagaggctgccaggcaggagggctacGGGCAAAGTGGCAGCAAGGGctatcatggggaccatgctgggggtatgtttccccaccccagaatgcaccctgtcctgtgcgattCCTGCACAGTGGGGTTGTGGGGACACGTGCAGGACAGCGGGGCTGGACCAGTGGAGGCCtgagtgctgatgggagccacgacactccagaagctcccgacagtcatggaggggactcactgctgctagcagggttgggggtttctcgagggctactaccaccagcaccacctgccaggactcccagaccgagcacagatggttggtgctcagcactgcactgtgccccccgtcctgtttcaccgtcctctctcaggagcactgctgggtgcacccactgcctgcccaggtgtggggaggagctgctggaggtctgctttTCTCACGCCtactgatcccagctctgccctggtggcgacccacaggttctgccctgggtcatgttatgtctccatatgttctcctctgagaccatgtagggacccacagcATGTGGCtacgcttagagctggccactttggcctgcctatgtggtcccaggagatcgcagtaaggctgtgcttggagatgaggctgtgattgtcctcagtcaaagttggtgggatggtctgggtgggggccaaggggaggaaaggacaagagacaacaagcagaagatgcagtaagggaaatttcaaatgagttgaaggataaataaagaaataaccatggtagttgagtagcactggggcaggggacaggaaatctttgaaaactctcctggagaaagcacctaccaacctgatctaactgtcaagttagcccagctcagagatcttggtcctggagatctctagTGGTccttcccaacccaaatcctctaggaggaaggggctggacaacctttttcccttggtagactggaaagggaagtctggagaactggattagccaaagatgtctgcactgacggggagtggcctggggtgagatcagactcctccttgttgtcccccaaaatgaagtcacttcgttgaccgtggagggaatgaaaaggatgtgtagtgagatgttttagggactcctttaaaagaccatggtaacacaactatgttgagatttgtgcaaattcggccatccaaaagtagaggccttggtggcagatgcaccagccatagggaaagggaaaaagacctccgttcttttagaggctttcagcctggccagtgccctcagtcgtctacaacacaggctgtcctaagctgtcccaaacctgcacctctttccctgcagcgtgtacacacccaagctgcttccgcaccttgctctcactgcacgatctccccacctttactgaaatccttccgtccttgttggtggctccttgaaacacaaagcctggGACTGATCAGAgttcctctgggtgtccagttgcaccacagcactaccctacaagtgacgttccttttacctgaagtgcagtctgaacctctcaagatgcagtctgtggttctttccccttctcatgctttttcccactaccaagaaaagttccctcatctctgaaaccaccctgtcacaagcagtcacaggtgactattgtatgggctttagcctccacttcagcaggctaaagaagcccaggtccctcaacctctccatactggccatgtgcttcaggcccccaaacccatctgggcagacctcctctgcaccctctccagttgttccccattcctacaacactgggcgtaccacactgggacacactattgcAGACATTGCCACGCCAgcgctgagtcaagggggataagaactgccctggcctgggtggccaggctcttgttaacgcagccctgtatgcagctggcctcatttgtggtgagcacgcaccatgcactcatatggcattcccgtgaggtccagggccttctccttctccttggggtccctcctctgcctgtcaggtttctgcctgtcctgatgcacaggctgttctgccccactgatgagcctttcaaacaggacagaatGTGGAGTATAgtcccctg
The DNA window shown above is from Apteryx mantelli isolate bAptMan1 chromosome 11, bAptMan1.hap1, whole genome shotgun sequence and carries:
- the LOC136992962 gene encoding olfactory receptor 14A16-like, which gives rise to MSNISSLNEFLLLAFADTRELQLLHFSLFLGIYLAALLGNGLIITAVACDHRLHTPMYFFLLNLSLLDLGTVSITVPKSMANSLWDTRAISYSGCAAQVFLVALLLGGEYCLLTVMAYDRYVAICRPLHYGTIMGSRACVKMAAAVWASGFLYSVLHTANTFSIPLCQGNTVDQFFCEIPQILRLSCSDSYLGEVGLLVVSACLAFGCFIFIVLSYVQIFTVVLRMPSEQGRHKAFSTCLPHLAVFSLFVSTDMFAYLKPPSLSSPALDLVVAVLYAVVPPTLNPLIYSMRNKELKDALRRIQESITLLIPSGSVKKLSQEQEEEQHGQEGKQGATP